A stretch of Streptomyces vietnamensis DNA encodes these proteins:
- a CDS encoding SMI1/KNR4 family protein, which produces MIFDQSDDDEYVGPPVDAEMIRQAEDVLQVRLPKSYVDLLSLQNGGVLRNRCFPTEFPTSWARDHICVDVIRGIGGEEGVEIVSADMIDEWEYPDIGVVFGVTPSAGHDTVMLDYSECGPLGEPAVAYIDEDRVPRRLASSFAEFVSGLVSCRTFGEDED; this is translated from the coding sequence ATGATCTTCGACCAATCGGATGACGACGAGTACGTCGGCCCACCGGTGGATGCCGAGATGATTCGGCAAGCCGAGGACGTGCTTCAGGTCCGTCTGCCGAAGAGCTATGTCGATCTGCTGTCCCTGCAGAACGGCGGCGTGCTGCGCAACCGCTGCTTCCCCACCGAATTCCCCACGTCATGGGCGCGCGATCACATCTGCGTCGACGTGATCCGGGGCATCGGGGGGGAAGAAGGGGTGGAAATCGTGTCAGCCGACATGATTGACGAATGGGAGTACCCCGATATCGGTGTCGTCTTCGGCGTCACTCCTTCCGCCGGCCACGACACGGTGATGCTCGACTATTCCGAGTGCGGGCCGCTCGGTGAGCCCGCCGTGGCGTACATCGACGAAGACAGGGTGCCGAGACGCCTCGCGAGTTCATTCGCGGAGTTCGTGAGCGGACTTGTCTCGTGCCGGACGTTCGGCGAAGACGAGGACTGA